The following coding sequences lie in one Kamptonema formosum PCC 6407 genomic window:
- the fni gene encoding type 2 isopentenyl-diphosphate Delta-isomerase — MIPLTPSAQTQTRKAEHIRICLEEDVQFHQTTNGLERYRFAHCCLPELSLSEIDLSTKFLGKKMAAPLLISSMTGGTELAQTINYRLADVAQHYKIAMGVGSQRVALEKPELADTFTVRQRAPDILLFANIGAVQLNYNYGLEQCQQAIDILEADALILHLNPLQECIQTEGDTNFKGLLDKISKLCYKLPVPVIAKEVGNGISGVMAMKLLEAGVSAIDVAGAGGTSWAKIEGERAKNAKQRRLGSTFADWGVPTAECIVNVRTAAPKVPLIASGGLRNGLDVAKAIALGADIAGLAWPLLQAAAESEAAVNELVEILIAEIATVLFCTGSSNLHDLKNSGVLSTINC; from the coding sequence GTGATACCATTAACGCCCTCAGCACAAACCCAAACTCGCAAAGCAGAACACATCCGTATTTGCCTCGAAGAAGATGTACAGTTTCATCAAACTACTAATGGACTCGAACGCTACCGTTTTGCTCACTGTTGCTTGCCAGAATTAAGTCTGAGCGAGATTGATTTAAGTACAAAATTCCTCGGCAAAAAAATGGCTGCACCGCTACTAATTTCTTCTATGACTGGGGGCACTGAATTAGCCCAGACAATTAATTATCGCTTAGCAGATGTTGCCCAACATTATAAAATTGCAATGGGTGTTGGTTCTCAGCGCGTAGCTTTAGAAAAGCCGGAATTAGCTGATACTTTTACCGTGCGGCAGAGAGCTCCTGATATTCTTTTATTTGCTAATATCGGAGCCGTGCAGCTAAACTATAACTACGGTCTAGAACAATGCCAACAAGCGATCGATATTTTAGAAGCAGATGCTTTGATTCTGCATCTCAATCCCTTGCAAGAGTGCATTCAAACTGAAGGTGATACTAACTTTAAAGGATTGCTTGATAAAATATCTAAATTGTGCTATAAATTGCCAGTACCAGTGATTGCTAAAGAAGTCGGCAATGGCATTTCTGGAGTGATGGCAATGAAATTACTCGAAGCTGGTGTAAGTGCGATTGACGTTGCTGGAGCTGGTGGCACTTCTTGGGCAAAAATAGAAGGAGAACGGGCAAAAAATGCTAAACAGCGCAGGCTAGGCAGCACATTTGCGGACTGGGGAGTACCAACCGCCGAGTGCATTGTTAACGTCCGCACCGCAGCGCCAAAAGTCCCGCTAATTGCCTCTGGAGGATTGCGAAATGGGTTAGATGTAGCAAAAGCGATCGCGCTGGGAGCCGACATAGCTGGACTAGCATGGCCTCTTCTACAAGCAGCAGCCGAATCAGAAGCAGCCGTTAACGAGCTAGTTGAAATTTTAATCGCAGAGATCGCCACAGTTCTATTCTGTACAGGTAGTTCTAACCTCCACGATCTAAAAAATTCTGGAGTTTTGTCAACTATTAACTGTTAA
- a CDS encoding type II toxin-antitoxin system RelE/ParE family toxin: MEVTPREIQRYATPDGRIPFSEWLDSLRDFKGKAKIVKRLERVSSGNLGDYRSLGEGVWEFRIDFGPGYRVYFGQVGATIVLLLCGGDKSTQEQDIQTAKEFWIEYRSRENA, translated from the coding sequence ATGGAAGTAACACCGAGGGAAATTCAGCGTTATGCCACCCCAGATGGCAGGATTCCTTTCTCGGAGTGGTTAGACTCCCTCCGCGACTTTAAAGGCAAAGCTAAGATTGTTAAAAGGCTTGAGCGGGTTAGCAGTGGCAACCTTGGAGACTATCGCTCCCTGGGAGAGGGAGTCTGGGAATTTAGAATTGATTTTGGCCCTGGCTATCGGGTCTATTTTGGACAAGTAGGAGCAACTATAGTGCTTCTGCTATGTGGTGGAGATAAAAGCACTCAAGAGCAAGATATTCAAACGGCTAAGGAATTTTGGATAGAATACAGGAGTAGAGAAAATGCCTAA
- a CDS encoding pentapeptide repeat-containing protein: MSQEELDLSSLNARVLQLEENQVILKRYIAKLKQRLEAHEQLFNERYEARQLESLMAEVAILQQRFNLENGEQAIIPEPPIEVDSQAEEFDFQYQLVCDRLNSRAVLMEALSIAQERVIIVCPWLNCNSINDELLQKFRECLNRGCLIDIGWGYLGDRQNIGKGWRYNALADLQELASEYPDRFCLDLLGTHENFLVCDSSFAMLGSHNLLTNGDQSAEREVGIRTNDSHIIKQLIERFDSSEVLSEDEIERRFVASSDYLDRADYLEGLAADTEDIALEDSCEDVEDESEECLEPVVSVEEFWKRYKQGERDFAGINLAGADLRTKNLANVNLSNANLNKANLIGVSWQYVNLSGANLKGADMRDASFPGGTNFSEANLCGVNLSNGNLQSAKLEKAKLRKASLRGARLEYANFTEADLNGANLSGAKLSIGTKFSDASLVQANLSGLYLRKVDLRNTDLTNANLSNANLLEANFDGANLNGVELQGAICNEATLFPIDFDPVKAGAYLLVPYGSLQNANITDRDLTNIKLMGADLQGANLSSVRFSGSDLRDANLSGAKLQGVNLESTNLSRANLRQVNLSDAKLNSANLTTADLTEADLRQVSLNYAKLGGADLISADLRAANLSCADLSGANLTDAKIGGANFENAKLTGTIMPDGSTHE, translated from the coding sequence ATGTCACAGGAAGAATTAGATTTATCATCCTTAAATGCGAGAGTATTGCAGCTTGAAGAAAACCAGGTTATCCTGAAAAGATATATAGCCAAACTTAAGCAGCGGTTAGAAGCTCACGAGCAACTATTTAATGAACGTTATGAAGCGCGACAGTTAGAAAGTTTGATGGCTGAAGTTGCGATACTTCAACAAAGATTTAATTTAGAGAATGGGGAGCAAGCAATTATTCCCGAGCCGCCGATAGAGGTTGATAGTCAGGCTGAAGAGTTTGATTTTCAGTATCAGTTAGTATGCGATCGCCTCAATAGTCGTGCTGTGTTGATGGAGGCTTTATCAATAGCACAAGAACGGGTAATTATTGTCTGCCCTTGGCTTAATTGTAATAGCATTAATGATGAATTACTGCAAAAATTTAGGGAGTGTTTGAACCGAGGATGTTTGATCGATATTGGTTGGGGTTATCTGGGAGATCGGCAAAATATCGGTAAGGGATGGCGCTATAATGCTTTGGCAGATTTACAAGAATTAGCTAGTGAATATCCCGATCGATTTTGTCTGGATTTATTGGGAACTCACGAGAACTTTTTAGTATGCGATTCCAGTTTTGCGATGTTGGGGAGTCATAATTTGCTGACTAATGGCGATCAAAGTGCAGAAAGGGAAGTGGGAATTCGCACAAATGATTCCCACATTATCAAGCAGTTAATTGAGCGATTTGACAGCAGTGAAGTATTAAGTGAGGATGAGATTGAGAGGCGGTTTGTCGCGAGTTCGGATTACTTGGATCGAGCCGATTATTTGGAAGGATTGGCGGCGGATACTGAAGATATTGCTTTAGAGGATAGCTGTGAGGATGTGGAGGATGAGTCTGAAGAATGTCTGGAACCTGTTGTTAGTGTTGAGGAGTTTTGGAAGCGTTACAAGCAGGGAGAAAGAGATTTTGCTGGGATTAATTTAGCTGGTGCTGATCTAAGAACTAAAAACCTAGCTAATGTTAACTTGAGTAATGCTAATTTGAATAAAGCTAATTTGATTGGTGTAAGTTGGCAATATGTAAATCTTAGTGGGGCAAATTTGAAAGGAGCAGATATGAGAGATGCGAGTTTTCCTGGCGGCACAAATTTTAGTGAGGCTAATTTATGCGGTGTCAATCTTTCTAATGGTAACTTACAATCGGCTAAACTAGAGAAAGCCAAATTAAGGAAGGCAAGTTTAAGAGGAGCTAGACTAGAATATGCAAATTTCACTGAGGCTGATTTGAATGGTGCAAACCTCAGTGGTGCCAAACTTAGTATAGGAACAAAATTCAGCGATGCAAGCCTTGTTCAAGCTAACTTAAGCGGACTATATTTGAGGAAAGTAGATTTAAGAAATACCGATTTGACGAATGCAAATCTGAGCAATGCTAACCTGTTAGAAGCAAATTTTGATGGAGCAAATCTCAATGGAGTTGAGCTTCAAGGAGCGATTTGTAATGAAGCAACTTTATTTCCTATTGATTTTGATCCTGTGAAAGCTGGTGCTTATTTACTTGTTCCTTATGGATCGCTACAAAATGCCAATATAACTGATAGGGACTTAACCAATATTAAATTGATGGGAGCAGATTTACAAGGGGCTAATTTGAGTTCAGTAAGATTTAGTGGTTCCGATTTGAGAGATGCGAATTTGAGTGGGGCAAAACTTCAAGGAGTAAACCTAGAGAGTACTAATTTGAGTAGAGCTAATTTGAGACAAGTTAACTTGAGTGATGCAAAATTAAATAGCGCTAATTTAACTACAGCAGACTTAACTGAAGCTGATTTGCGGCAAGTATCTTTAAATTATGCAAAACTGGGTGGCGCTGACCTAATTTCAGCCGACCTCCGCGCAGCAAACTTAAGCTGTGCAGACTTATCTGGTGCTAACTTAACAGATGCAAAAATAGGGGGCGCTAACTTTGAAAATGCCAAGCTCACTGGCACAATTATGCCAGATGGATCTACTCATGAATAA
- the typA gene encoding translational GTPase TypA: MSLPIRNIAIIAHVDHGKTTLVDALLRQSGIFREGEEIPDCVMDSNDIERERGITILSKNTAVTYKETLINIVDTPGHADFGGEVERVLGMVDGCLLIVDANEGPMPQTRFVLKKALEKGLRPIVFVNKIDRERADPHKAVDKVLDLFLELGADDDQCEFPYLFGSGLAGYSKKHLEDEGVDMKPLFEEILDHVPPPVGDPEKPLQLQVTTLDYSEYVGRIVIGRIHNGTIKMGQQAALITESGAIIKSKITKLMGFDGLKRIDIPESSAGNIVAVAGFAEANIGETITCPNDPQALPLIKVDEPTLQMTFSVNDSPFAGQEGKLVTSRQVRDRLMRELETNVALRVEETDSPDKFLVSGRGELHLGILIENMRREGYEFQVSQPQVIYREVAGKICEPFECLVLDVPEEAVGGCIERLGQRKGEMQDMHVGGNGRTQIEFSIPARGLIGFRGEFMRLTRGAGIMNHSFLDYRPLGGEIAARRNGVLISFEEGIATYYSLQNAEDRGVFFITPGTKVYRGMIIGENNRGEDLELNICKSKQLTNHRASGGEELVQLQAPVDMSLERALEYIGPDELVEVTPQSIRLRKVSKKLVKR, from the coding sequence ATGAGTCTTCCCATTCGCAACATAGCTATCATCGCCCACGTAGATCACGGCAAAACTACCCTTGTAGACGCTCTACTCCGACAATCCGGCATCTTCCGTGAAGGGGAAGAAATTCCAGATTGCGTCATGGACTCCAATGACATTGAGCGGGAACGCGGTATCACCATCCTTTCCAAAAATACAGCCGTTACCTACAAAGAAACTCTAATTAATATCGTCGATACCCCCGGACACGCTGACTTCGGTGGCGAAGTTGAGCGAGTGCTCGGTATGGTAGACGGTTGTTTATTGATTGTCGATGCCAATGAAGGGCCAATGCCACAAACTCGGTTTGTACTCAAAAAAGCCTTAGAAAAAGGACTGCGACCGATTGTTTTTGTCAACAAAATTGACCGCGAACGAGCTGACCCCCACAAAGCAGTTGATAAAGTTTTAGATTTATTTCTTGAACTCGGTGCTGATGACGATCAGTGTGAATTTCCCTACTTATTCGGTTCGGGTTTAGCGGGTTATTCCAAAAAACACCTCGAAGATGAAGGTGTGGACATGAAACCTCTATTTGAAGAAATCTTAGACCATGTTCCGCCACCAGTTGGCGATCCAGAAAAGCCGCTACAATTGCAAGTTACGACTTTGGATTATTCCGAATATGTGGGACGAATTGTGATCGGCCGCATTCATAATGGTACGATTAAAATGGGTCAGCAAGCTGCTTTAATCACAGAAAGTGGCGCAATTATCAAATCCAAGATTACAAAATTAATGGGATTTGATGGTTTAAAGCGGATTGATATCCCAGAATCTTCTGCTGGTAATATTGTCGCAGTGGCAGGTTTTGCTGAGGCGAATATTGGCGAGACGATAACTTGTCCCAACGATCCGCAAGCTTTACCGTTGATTAAGGTTGACGAACCGACTTTGCAGATGACGTTTTCGGTGAATGATTCGCCGTTTGCTGGTCAAGAAGGGAAGTTGGTGACATCTCGACAAGTACGCGATCGCTTAATGCGAGAATTAGAAACTAACGTGGCCTTGCGCGTAGAAGAAACCGACTCTCCTGATAAGTTTTTAGTATCGGGACGCGGGGAATTACACCTGGGTATTTTAATTGAAAATATGCGCCGGGAAGGTTACGAGTTCCAAGTTTCTCAACCACAAGTTATCTATCGTGAAGTTGCTGGCAAAATCTGCGAACCTTTTGAGTGTTTAGTCTTAGACGTACCCGAAGAAGCTGTGGGTGGTTGTATCGAACGTCTCGGCCAACGCAAGGGAGAAATGCAGGATATGCACGTTGGTGGAAATGGCCGCACTCAAATAGAATTTTCAATTCCCGCACGCGGTTTGATTGGGTTCCGAGGCGAGTTTATGCGTTTGACTCGCGGCGCTGGAATTATGAATCATAGTTTCCTAGATTATCGCCCGCTTGGTGGTGAAATTGCAGCTCGTCGCAATGGAGTTTTGATTTCTTTTGAAGAGGGAATCGCTACCTATTATTCATTGCAAAATGCTGAAGATCGCGGTGTCTTTTTCATCACTCCCGGAACCAAGGTTTATCGGGGGATGATTATTGGTGAAAATAATCGCGGTGAAGATTTGGAACTCAATATTTGCAAGTCGAAGCAGTTAACTAATCACCGGGCCTCTGGCGGTGAGGAATTAGTACAATTGCAAGCACCTGTAGATATGAGTTTGGAACGTGCTTTGGAGTATATTGGGCCCGATGAATTGGTGGAGGTAACGCCTCAGTCAATTCGCTTGCGGAAGGTGAGTAAGAAGTTGGTGAAGCGTTAA
- the hpsL gene encoding hormogonium polysaccharide biosynthesis protein HpsL, with translation MLKSKRKSKKSKQKRSITNTPKLTKKALAVQKRKAARQKQEAMKAFATFGSIGALIGMIFLLLGKVKIAIAGGGGAAILMLSYKYPRQALWAFFIYLPFSGTVTYWIGGGNAIFQIAKDAFYIPALIALIQNCKKKRLPFIIPKNLIPTFSIVLVFAFLTLIFANGGLQLNPGRDKPILQGILGLKVLLGYSALIPCMYYLIRNKQDLLFFTRMHLLLAIACCTLGLIQYFMLTSGKCPGTRGLTGELLFKATLTAKCFVGGSLVFSPEVNMIRLPGTFVAPWQWAWFLIANAFLTFASAFSDPSLWWRMMGLGGMALVFINAVISGQRAALIVVPVAIVILLILTGELVNFKRFIPIGVGLTILLCIGAATNPQIVEQRWESFVSRWNAAPPQQFLFNQFQQSHNFIDGHLLGIGLGKATNSTRFLGATQLIETYQPKLIYELGYPGAIAFQMMFLHLTFLTFKAYRSVRDRSLRIYGASFWVFIGFISVNPQYYPLDVDPVTVYYWMLAGVVFKLPKIEQQLEAENPQKLVLKNLSRGQQLKEKKIIESSPI, from the coding sequence ATGTTGAAAAGCAAGCGCAAATCCAAGAAATCGAAACAGAAGCGAAGCATTACTAACACCCCAAAACTCACCAAGAAGGCACTAGCTGTACAAAAGCGCAAAGCAGCACGCCAAAAGCAAGAAGCCATGAAAGCGTTCGCTACTTTTGGATCTATTGGTGCATTAATTGGGATGATTTTCTTATTACTAGGTAAGGTTAAAATAGCTATTGCCGGGGGTGGCGGTGCGGCAATTTTAATGCTTTCCTATAAATATCCTCGTCAAGCTCTTTGGGCTTTTTTCATCTACTTACCTTTCAGTGGTACAGTTACTTATTGGATAGGTGGTGGCAATGCAATTTTCCAAATAGCTAAAGATGCTTTCTACATCCCAGCTCTAATTGCGCTGATTCAAAATTGCAAAAAGAAAAGGCTACCTTTCATAATTCCTAAAAATTTGATTCCCACTTTTAGTATCGTGTTGGTTTTTGCTTTCTTGACTCTAATTTTTGCTAATGGAGGATTGCAGCTTAACCCTGGACGTGACAAACCTATTTTACAAGGAATTCTAGGATTGAAAGTGCTGCTCGGATACTCGGCACTAATTCCTTGTATGTATTATTTAATTCGTAATAAACAGGATTTGTTATTTTTTACCCGGATGCACTTGCTGCTGGCAATCGCTTGTTGTACTCTCGGTTTAATTCAATATTTTATGTTAACAAGTGGGAAATGTCCAGGCACTAGAGGACTGACGGGAGAGCTGTTATTTAAAGCAACTTTAACTGCCAAGTGTTTTGTAGGAGGATCGCTTGTATTTAGTCCAGAGGTAAATATGATCCGCCTACCTGGGACGTTTGTAGCACCTTGGCAGTGGGCATGGTTTTTAATTGCTAATGCCTTTTTAACTTTCGCTTCTGCCTTTAGCGATCCTTCCTTGTGGTGGCGGATGATGGGTTTAGGAGGTATGGCATTAGTGTTTATAAATGCTGTTATTTCTGGTCAAAGAGCTGCCTTAATTGTTGTTCCGGTTGCTATTGTGATTCTACTAATTCTTACAGGTGAATTGGTTAACTTTAAACGGTTTATTCCCATTGGCGTAGGTTTAACCATTCTCCTCTGTATAGGTGCTGCCACTAACCCACAAATAGTTGAACAAAGGTGGGAGAGTTTTGTCAGTCGTTGGAATGCTGCACCGCCTCAACAATTTCTATTTAATCAATTTCAACAAAGCCATAATTTTATTGACGGACATTTATTAGGTATCGGGTTGGGCAAAGCTACCAATTCCACCCGTTTTTTAGGTGCTACACAGTTAATTGAAACCTACCAACCCAAGCTGATATACGAACTTGGCTATCCTGGTGCAATTGCATTTCAAATGATGTTTTTGCACTTAACTTTCCTAACTTTCAAAGCTTACCGCTCTGTGCGTGACCGAAGTTTGCGAATTTACGGGGCTAGTTTTTGGGTATTTATTGGCTTTATTAGCGTCAATCCTCAATACTATCCTTTAGATGTCGATCCAGTAACGGTTTATTACTGGATGTTGGCAGGAGTGGTATTTAAGTTACCCAAAATTGAGCAGCAACTAGAAGCTGAAAACCCTCAAAAACTCGTGCTAAAAAATTTATCAAGAGGCCAACAGCTTAAAGAGAAAAAAATTATAGAAAGCTCTCCAATTTAA
- a CDS encoding ParA family protein, with amino-acid sequence MSPKTIAVINFKGGVGKTTVSWCLGKVLSEETNWQTLMFDLDPQMSLTEAIGLNENTGHLDDKFGKWYERSIKYRQTIYDAIEVFRKAGSNFKFPVGFDSIYEIDEQLHFIPSVEELYWLELEGFQAKNVKDFIRSFVGKITNSSHLPNYDFILFDCSPSFNLLSYSVLSCCDLVLIPVNPDYFGSRGLSLLLNSLKRRIEPFPFPKIAVFMNKAKTYGGLLTNEVQFYMREDKRICAEAAAENNIPIKFLESTIRETVGIKRAINEGELPADIVTDFDELWRECAEYLK; translated from the coding sequence ATGAGCCCTAAAACAATAGCAGTAATCAATTTCAAAGGTGGTGTAGGAAAAACCACAGTCAGTTGGTGTCTAGGGAAAGTGCTTTCCGAAGAAACAAACTGGCAAACTTTAATGTTTGACCTCGACCCACAAATGTCATTAACTGAAGCCATCGGACTAAATGAAAATACAGGTCATTTAGATGACAAATTTGGCAAGTGGTACGAAAGATCTATTAAATATCGCCAAACCATTTATGATGCTATTGAAGTTTTTAGAAAAGCCGGAAGTAATTTTAAATTTCCTGTTGGTTTTGACAGTATATATGAAATTGATGAGCAGTTGCATTTTATCCCGTCAGTTGAAGAATTGTACTGGTTAGAACTTGAGGGATTTCAAGCAAAAAATGTTAAAGATTTTATCCGTAGTTTTGTGGGCAAAATCACAAATTCTTCCCATTTACCAAATTATGACTTTATCCTTTTTGACTGTTCTCCTTCCTTTAACCTACTTTCCTACAGCGTACTCTCCTGCTGCGACTTGGTATTAATTCCTGTAAATCCTGATTATTTTGGTTCCAGAGGATTGAGCTTACTTCTCAACTCTCTCAAAAGAAGAATAGAACCTTTTCCTTTTCCCAAAATAGCTGTATTTATGAATAAAGCCAAAACCTACGGAGGTCTGCTGACAAATGAAGTACAATTTTACATGAGAGAGGATAAGAGGATTTGCGCTGAAGCAGCCGCAGAGAATAACATACCAATTAAGTTTTTGGAATCTACTATTCGAGAAACTGTGGGAATTAAACGGGCAATAAATGAAGGAGAATTACCCGCAGACATAGTAACAGACTTTGACGAATTGTGGCGCGAATGTGCGGAGTATCTGAAATGA
- a CDS encoding PIN domain-containing protein yields the protein MSKIVLLDAGPLGMISHPRNNPEIKFWLENLLRAGISVKVSEVADYEVRRELLRLNKEKGLQRLDNLIDRLGYTPITREVMLKAAEFWADARKQGQPTANNQALDADVILAAQAFTISNQGENTVIATTNVRHLTRFVPAKIWNEIA from the coding sequence ATGAGTAAAATAGTTTTGTTAGATGCTGGGCCGCTAGGAATGATTAGCCACCCTCGGAACAATCCCGAAATCAAATTTTGGCTGGAAAATTTACTGCGAGCGGGAATTTCAGTAAAAGTGTCAGAAGTTGCTGACTATGAAGTTCGTCGCGAATTGCTTCGGCTTAATAAAGAGAAGGGACTTCAACGCCTCGACAATCTGATCGATCGACTTGGCTATACTCCTATTACCAGAGAAGTAATGTTGAAAGCTGCTGAATTCTGGGCTGATGCAAGAAAACAAGGTCAACCAACAGCAAACAATCAAGCTCTGGATGCAGATGTAATTTTAGCAGCACAGGCTTTCACTATTAGCAATCAAGGTGAAAATACCGTTATCGCTACTACAAATGTTAGACACTTAACTCGCTTTGTCCCAGCTAAAATCTGGAATGAGATCGCTTAA
- a CDS encoding helix-turn-helix domain-containing transcriptional regulator codes for MPKSLPYHPYKIQSLKDFVFAAAYLTVIFEEEEGDLELGIMRNAMRDVFEALGEQNMSAEDAKLHLEKLDNLLSGKGSETIYALANWLNTLGLKLTVSVAEAEQVEGENIEPVADLAEVGNV; via the coding sequence ATGCCTAAAAGTTTGCCTTACCATCCTTATAAGATTCAATCTCTGAAAGATTTTGTATTTGCTGCTGCTTACCTTACTGTCATTTTTGAAGAGGAAGAAGGAGATTTGGAACTGGGAATTATGCGAAATGCAATGAGAGATGTATTTGAGGCTCTGGGGGAACAAAATATGTCGGCTGAAGATGCTAAATTGCATTTGGAAAAATTAGATAATTTGTTGTCTGGCAAAGGCAGTGAAACGATTTATGCGTTAGCAAATTGGCTAAATACTTTGGGATTAAAGTTAACAGTTTCGGTGGCTGAAGCGGAACAAGTGGAAGGGGAAAATATTGAGCCAGTTGCTGACTTGGCAGAGGTTGGCAATGTTTGA
- the sppA gene encoding signal peptide peptidase SppA — protein MKDFLKYTFASLLGNLLGLGLIFTLGFGGLVILIVAAASKESGPQVKDKSVIVLDLSLNITDSKPNTTIGEALSEDRSDTMTLRSVLDALETAKKDPKIVGLYLQGSADSGSTGWANLKEIRLALQNFQKSKKPIFAYDMDWTEREYYLGSVANTIAVNPLGGVEINGFSSEQMFLSGALEKFGIGVQVTRVGKYKSAVEPFLLKKMSPENRQQTEQWLGDIWSEFLNTVTQNRKLKTSQLQAIADNRGTLMADEALNSKLIDKVAYFDEIVAELKKLTGIDRENKSFKQITLKNYTKIGENKTQNARADDKKQIAVIYAEGDIVDGEGSPTQVGGDRIAKELRELRENENVKAVVLRVNSPGGSATASEVIGREVVLTRKKKPVIVSMGNLAASGGYWISMNANRIFAEPNTITGSIGVFGLLMNAQRLANNNGISWDTVKTGRYADSETISRPKTPQELANIQRVVDRIYDRFTQKVAQSRKLPLAKVQEIAQGRVWSGSAAKQLGLVDEIGGIENAIQAAAKQAKLGDNWHLEEYPKRRSLEERILERLSGVRVSKPDVRLDPLTAEFNKFQHEMMILKSMNDPHGIYTRLPFNLRID, from the coding sequence ATGAAAGATTTTCTAAAATATACCTTTGCTAGCTTACTGGGAAACCTGCTAGGACTTGGCCTTATTTTCACTCTAGGATTTGGGGGACTGGTGATTTTGATAGTTGCTGCTGCCTCCAAAGAATCAGGGCCACAAGTTAAAGACAAATCTGTAATTGTTTTAGACCTTTCACTAAACATTACTGACTCCAAACCTAACACTACAATCGGAGAAGCGCTCTCTGAAGACCGCTCAGACACGATGACTCTCCGAAGCGTTTTAGATGCTTTAGAAACAGCTAAAAAAGACCCCAAAATTGTCGGACTATATCTTCAAGGTAGTGCCGATAGCGGTAGTACGGGCTGGGCAAATCTCAAGGAAATACGCTTGGCTCTCCAGAATTTCCAAAAGTCAAAAAAACCCATTTTTGCCTATGATATGGACTGGACAGAACGGGAATATTATCTCGGTTCAGTTGCGAACACGATTGCTGTTAACCCTCTTGGGGGTGTAGAAATCAACGGTTTTAGCAGCGAACAGATGTTCTTATCAGGTGCGCTGGAAAAATTTGGCATTGGCGTACAAGTTACCCGTGTGGGCAAATATAAGTCAGCCGTAGAACCATTTTTGCTCAAAAAAATGAGCCCAGAAAATCGGCAACAAACAGAACAGTGGTTGGGAGATATTTGGAGCGAATTTCTGAATACAGTTACACAGAACCGGAAATTAAAAACAAGTCAATTACAAGCGATCGCAGACAATCGCGGCACCTTAATGGCAGATGAAGCTCTCAACAGCAAGCTGATTGATAAAGTCGCTTACTTTGATGAAATAGTTGCAGAGCTCAAGAAACTCACAGGAATAGATCGAGAGAATAAATCTTTCAAGCAAATCACCCTGAAAAATTACACCAAAATTGGTGAAAATAAAACCCAAAATGCTCGTGCTGACGATAAGAAACAAATTGCAGTGATCTATGCTGAAGGTGACATCGTTGACGGCGAAGGTAGCCCAACTCAAGTAGGAGGCGATCGCATTGCTAAAGAACTGCGAGAATTGCGAGAAAATGAAAACGTTAAAGCAGTAGTCCTGCGCGTCAACAGTCCCGGTGGTAGCGCCACCGCCTCTGAAGTAATTGGCCGAGAAGTAGTGCTCACCCGCAAGAAGAAACCAGTAATAGTTTCAATGGGTAACTTAGCAGCTTCCGGCGGCTATTGGATCTCGATGAATGCCAACCGAATTTTTGCCGAACCCAATACAATTACAGGTTCTATTGGCGTTTTTGGTTTGCTGATGAATGCCCAAAGGCTAGCTAATAATAATGGCATTTCTTGGGATACTGTAAAGACTGGTCGCTATGCAGATTCAGAAACTATTTCCCGTCCCAAAACTCCTCAAGAATTAGCAAATATACAGAGAGTAGTCGATCGAATTTATGACCGATTTACCCAGAAAGTAGCACAGTCCCGCAAGCTACCGTTGGCCAAGGTACAAGAAATTGCTCAAGGGCGAGTTTGGTCGGGTTCGGCGGCGAAGCAATTGGGTTTAGTGGATGAAATAGGAGGTATAGAAAACGCGATTCAAGCAGCAGCAAAGCAAGCCAAATTAGGAGATAACTGGCACTTAGAAGAGTACCCTAAACGCCGCAGTTTAGAGGAACGAATTTTGGAAAGATTGTCAGGAGTTCGCGTTTCTAAACCAGATGTAAGGCTCGATCCACTGACGGCAGAGTTTAATAAATTTCAACATGAAATGATGATTTTAAAATCTATGAATGACCCTCATGGCATTTATACTCGTTTGCCTTTTAATTTGCGAATTGATTAA
- a CDS encoding CbtB-domain containing protein, translating to MTTQSLLLVQKQTANFALSKALQATLYISLCALKLWTIYFASHPAVHNKVHSLRHHTLMVSCH from the coding sequence ATGACTACGCAATCACTTCTTTTAGTTCAGAAACAGACAGCAAACTTTGCTTTATCAAAAGCACTACAAGCGACACTCTATATCTCGCTTTGTGCTTTAAAACTCTGGACAATTTACTTCGCCAGTCATCCAGCAGTTCACAACAAAGTACATTCTCTACGTCATCATACTTTGATGGTTAGTTGCCATTAA